The Salvia hispanica cultivar TCC Black 2014 unplaced genomic scaffold, UniMelb_Shisp_WGS_1.0 HiC_scaffold_1184, whole genome shotgun sequence nucleotide sequence GGGGTCAAGCAGCTGCCGATGCGGCTGAAGGAGATTTCGGCTACGATTCTTGCAAATGTGGTGAACTCGGGCTACGATTTTGACTCGATCGAAGTTGGACCGGACCACCAGAGTCTCGTTTCGGAGGAGGTCATTCATAACCTCCTGCATCTCATCAGCAACACCGGCCCTGCGATCGGGTGCAAGCTCCTTGAAGTGCTCGTTGGGCTATCGGCTTCGCCCTCCACCGTGTATAGTGTTGTCTCGGCCATCAAAAGCTCCGGTGCTATCATGAGCTTGGTGCAGTTTGTCGAGACGCCTCAGCTAGATCTGAGGCTCGCACCGATCAAGCTTCTTCGGAACCTCTCGCCGCACATGGGGCAGGAGCTGGCCGGCTGCTTGCACGGCACATCTGGGACGCTCGGAAGCCTGATCAGAGTGACGTCGGAGAACGTAGGGATAACCGAGGAGCAGGCAGCAGCGGTCGGACTACTAGCGGATCTCCCGGAGAGAGATGCTGGCCTGACGAGACGGATGCTGGCCGAGGGCGCGTTCGAGCTCTTCATCTCGAGAGTAACAAGAATCCGGCAAGGGGAGACCCGAGGGAGCCGGTTCATGACTCCATATCTCGAAGGGCTCGTCAAGGTTCTATCAAGGATCACATTCGCCCTATCGGATGAGTCCGGCGCCGCCCGCGCGCTCTGCCGGGAGCACAACCTCGCGGCCCTCTTCATCGACCTCCTCCAAATGAACGGCCTCGACAACGTGCAGATGGTATCGGCTATGGCGTTGGAAAACCTATCGCAAGACACAAAGAACTTGACGAGGCTGCCAGAGTTTGCCCCTCCCGGCTTCTGTGCCACGGTCTTCTTCTGCATAAGCAAGCCTCCGATCATCACCGGGCTCTGCCAGGTCCACCGCGGCACGTGCTCGTTGAGAGAGACGTTCTGCATCCTGGAAGGGCAGGCCGTGGACAAGCTCGTCGCGCTCCTCGACCACACCAACGAGAACGTGGTCGAGGCATCGCTCGCGGCTCTTTGCACCCTGTTGGATGACGAGGTGGACATAGACAATGGCGTGCGGGCATTGCTCGACGTGGAAGGAGTGAAGCCTATACTCGACGTGCTGCTCGAGAAACGGACGGACAGCCTGAGAAGGAGGGCCGTCTGGGCCGTGGAGAGACTGCTGAGAAACAACGAGATCGCCAGCGAAGTATCGGACAGTCCCAACGTCTGCACGGCGCTCGTGGACGCGTTCCAACACGGAGACTACCTGACCCGACAGATCGCCGAGCGCGCATTGAGGCGTGTAGACAAGATCCCCAACTTCTCAGGAATCTTTGCAAACAAGTAGATACtgtaacttttctttttctttttcttttgtatcattgtttaaacattttttcccttctctttttccttcccatttttggaaataattcatTGTTGTATTATGGTTACAAATCTTGAATCAATGATTATGCActaattttttggatttattaTCTTGATGTATAGTAATCATTCAATGTGTGGACATATTACATTAGGACCAACTTACATCCTTGTACAATAatacaaacacaaaaataataagaaagagaagacAATTGTGACAAAAACTAGCAATCTCATCAGAGAAAGAATCAATCAAGAAATGATGAGGGAAAAAGATTAAGCCACGActcatttcttcaaatttaccTGAGTTACAAGCGCAGCACAGCCATCGATTTGGTCAAGCACGATGAAGCGTCAATGTCACGGGCCGCGTGGTTCCTCGAGACGTGGTTCCAGCCGTTGCCGTCGAACATTGTCACAAACTCGAGCACCTGCCCGAAAATCTTGAACATCTCGACTCCGAAGACAAGATCTTCATCGGCCACGAACGCAGCGTTCCAGTCCATTGGAGCGTCCGGGTGCACGGACACTGCCTTCCAAGAGTGGTGCGCGAGATCGAGCTCCCAAAGCTTCCGAATCGCCTTGTTCCTCCTCCCGATCTGCCCGTCGCCTTCGCACCATGATACAGAGAGCATAAGTAGGCGGCCCTTGAACGAAACAAGCTTCGGATTGTACTCGTGCACGCGGGGCGGAGTCAGGGTCATCTGAATCCTGATCCAGTGTCCCCGCTCTATGTCGTACCCGGCGAGCCGGTCGCTTTCCGAGTAGACGTAGAAGATCCCGTTGCAAACGACGCCGGAGCAAGCCAATCCGAAGTCTAGAGGGATTCTTGGGATATCGGTCCATTTATTTGAAGCAGGGTCGTAGATCTCGCCCGAATCGAGCGGCTCGTCCCACGATCCGAGCCCCCCTACGGCGATGAGAACAAACTTTCGACCTTCTTTACTGCGTCGACCATTCTCCTGCTTTTGCTGCACGTGCGGCTTGACACTGTGGAACGAGGCGGAACTCTCGTTTTCGTCTTGAGAGCTCCTCGTCTGGCGTCTAACTGAAAGCCGGTGAGGATCCTCGTAAACATCCGACACACCACCAACTCTCGACCTGT carries:
- the LOC125198055 gene encoding U-box domain-containing protein 44-like, whose translation is MDGNWDVSYEKGAQSDDSHHFDRLYLEPIYDAFICPLTKQVMRDPVTLENGQTFEREAIEKWFKECRENSRKMVCPLTLRELRSTELNPSIALRNTIEEWNARSEAAQVDMARRSLSLSTPESDTIQALKFIQGLCLKSHSNKHMIRHEELIPMIVDMLKSSSRRVRSKALETIQIVVEDNDDNKDITAEGDTVRTVVKFLSHEQSKEREEAVALLYELSKSERLCEKIGSVNGAILILVGMASSNSEDVLTVEKAEQTLENLARCENNVRQMAECGRLQPLLHLLLEGSAETKLSMAALLGELVLDNEVKVFVARTAGFSLINLMKSNDVKSREPALKALNQISSDDTSAKVLIEADILPPLVQDLFTVGVKQLPMRLKEISATILANVVNSGYDFDSIEVGPDHQSLVSEEVIHNLLHLISNTGPAIGCKLLEVLVGLSASPSTVYSVVSAIKSSGAIMSLVQFVETPQLDLRLAPIKLLRNLSPHMGQELAGCLHGTSGTLGSLIRVTSENVGITEEQAAAVGLLADLPERDAGLTRRMLAEGAFELFISRVTRIRQGETRGSRFMTPYLEGLVKVLSRITFALSDESGAARALCREHNLAALFIDLLQMNGLDNVQMVSAMALENLSQDTKNLTRLPEFAPPGFCATVFFCISKPPIITGLCQVHRGTCSLRETFCILEGQAVDKLVALLDHTNENVVEASLAALCTLLDDEVDIDNGVRALLDVEGVKPILDVLLEKRTDSLRRRAVWAVERLLRNNEIASEVSDSPNVCTALVDAFQHGDYLTRQIAERALRRVDKIPNFSGIFANK